One stretch of Streptomyces sp. 135 DNA includes these proteins:
- a CDS encoding VWA domain-containing protein, with product MTGTTDERLRRWRLVLGGDSADGTGRALAGQDAAMDGALTALYGAGDGKEGRGRDRSAGLGGSAPSVARWLGDIRTYFPSSVVQVMQRDAIDRLGLSTLLLEPEMLEAVEADVHLVGTLLSLNKAMPETTKETARAVVRKVVEELEKRLATRTRSTLTGALDRSARVSRPRHHDIDWNRTIAVNIKNYLPEYRTVVPERLIGYGRASQSVKKHVILCVDQSGSMAASVVYASVFGAVLGSMRSLNTRLVVFDTNVVDLTEQLDDPVDVLFGTQLGGGTDINRALAYCQSQITRPAETVVVLISDLYEGGIRDEMLKRVAAMKASGVQFVTLLALSDEGAPAYDREHAAALAALDAPAFACTPDLFPEVMAAAIERRPLPIPDISGGNRT from the coding sequence ATGACCGGCACGACGGATGAGCGGCTGCGGCGGTGGCGCCTCGTGCTCGGCGGGGACAGCGCCGACGGGACGGGACGCGCGCTCGCCGGGCAGGACGCGGCGATGGACGGCGCGCTCACCGCGCTCTACGGCGCGGGGGACGGGAAGGAGGGCCGGGGGCGGGACCGTTCGGCGGGGCTCGGCGGATCCGCGCCGTCCGTCGCGCGTTGGCTCGGCGACATCCGGACGTACTTCCCCTCGTCCGTCGTCCAGGTCATGCAGCGCGACGCCATCGACCGGCTCGGGCTCTCCACGCTGCTCCTGGAGCCCGAGATGCTGGAGGCCGTCGAGGCGGACGTGCACTTGGTCGGCACGCTGCTCTCCCTCAACAAGGCCATGCCGGAGACGACCAAGGAGACCGCACGGGCCGTCGTGCGCAAGGTCGTCGAGGAACTGGAGAAGCGGCTCGCGACCAGGACCCGCTCCACGCTCACCGGCGCGCTCGACCGCAGCGCGCGCGTCAGCAGGCCCCGCCACCACGACATCGACTGGAACCGCACCATCGCGGTCAACATCAAGAACTACCTGCCGGAGTACAGGACGGTCGTCCCCGAACGGCTCATCGGGTACGGGCGTGCGTCGCAGTCCGTGAAGAAGCACGTCATCCTCTGCGTCGACCAGTCGGGCTCGATGGCGGCGTCCGTCGTCTACGCCTCGGTGTTCGGGGCCGTCCTCGGCTCCATGCGCTCGCTGAACACACGCCTCGTCGTCTTCGACACCAACGTCGTGGACCTCACCGAGCAGCTCGACGACCCGGTGGACGTCCTGTTCGGCACGCAGCTGGGCGGCGGGACGGACATCAACCGCGCCCTGGCGTACTGCCAGTCGCAGATCACCCGGCCCGCCGAGACGGTCGTCGTCCTCATCAGCGACCTCTACGAAGGCGGCATACGCGACGAGATGCTGAAGCGGGTCGCGGCGATGAAGGCCTCCGGAGTGCAGTTCGTGACGCTGCTCGCGCTCTCCGACGAGGGGGCGCCCGCGTACGACCGCGAGCACGCGGCCGCGCTCGCCGCGCTGGACGCGCCGGCCTTCGCCTGTACGCCGGACCTCTTCCCGGAGGTGATGGCCGCGGCGATCGAGAGGCGCCCGCTTCCCATACCGGACATCAGTGGGGGGAACCGGACATGA